The stretch of DNA gaacTTTAATCAAACATCAATCTTAAAACCCACCACTTTCATCTTCCTCTTCACAAGGTATACGAATAACTTTCGCCAATCGAAGACTAAACACGCTTCCAATTACTCCTTGAATATAATGTAACGTAGTCTCGGGATTTTGTCTGTTGACAATTCCACGATAAAATTCACTGTTGAAATACTTGATGTCGATGTTTATTCCATACTGTGGAAGTTCAAACTCAAACGGTGTAATGTTGCATTGAGCTGAattgttcaatttaaaaaatgaatagaCACGATTATACACACCAAATATAATTTTGCGAAGAAAAGTATCAAGCGATCAAACACAACCAActtgttacaaaaagtcatcgTTTTAATATGATCACTGTTAACGTTACTTAACTTAATATTTTATCGCTGTTGCTATTAGTTACCACGGCATTTCTTCGACTTCAAACGTAAGTATTGACATAAAATTCAAGTATATTATCTCATTTTAAAATAAGACGAGCTTGGTATCAATAAACAGTGATCATTATGCTTTTTAGTCTGacttttttagtttttaatacatttttcatttcctaaacgtttcaataaaatataaattttaccaTGATACGACCAAGTATCAACAACATCATGAACTTGATGAGAAGCCAGTATCAAATATGGAACATTTGCTTCTAAGATGTATGGTCGCATATCAGATAATTTCATTGATGAATACtgtaaaatgattgaaatacgATGGTTAGTGTAATAATGTTTGAGAGAATTGTTCTTTTCTAAAACCAAAGTTTTTGATAGAGATAATAGATGTGATATTTATGTAGATATATAGATGTTTGTTGCATGCAAAGCATTGCTATATTTACTAATTATAGAACTTATATTAATGTGTTGAAATTTTGCATAAACTCACCAAGCTTCCTACAGTTTCGCTACTCATGCAATATCCAAAGTAATCCACAATTGTCACTGGTTGATGATATTTCTTCTTTTGAGCTGATACGGCGCTGTTAAAAAGACATGAAGACCATCTTTTGTATTATCAACTTATTATCTGAGTGtgtgctctcttgtttatagtttttttttattatttaattgctCATTTTTTACCCGGTATTGTTGGTCAGTGAATACAATATGTGATACCCATAGCGATTAAGTATTTCGTAACTCTGGTATACACAACTGGCCAAGAACAAAGAAGTTGTTGATGAAAAACGAATGTATACTTCATAATAACTGAGCCAAAGAAACGTACCCGAATTCAATCATCTTTTCTACACTCAAAATTTCTCCAGTAATTGAAGTTGATACCGATTGTTTAAACCATTCGTGatacattttttgttttatttcatctCTCATCGCATGTCGTGCGTAAGCACTAGATAAGTACCTGAAATacgcaaaaaaatattcatatgagatgattatatatatttatacctaTGATTATTATCAAATGCATTAATATACATAATTTTCTCATATCGCATCTGGCATCGCAGATCAAAATTTGTGTataaatcccatgcccaccaccttaccaaggattaaataaattttcacatttaCAATTTTAGTCGCGAACCCTCATCAAGAGCGCGATGCACTGTCCACGTTTTGATCTTTGAGTTTCGAAATTTGTTCTCTTGACTTTCAACTCTAGTACCGGACACATCTCAACCGCAACAAGCAAGTTTATGCCTCAATCTAAGTTGAGTCATTTTAATGCTTCATCACAACAGACTTTGGAACGAACATAGAAGGAAGCCCATGCAGTCTAGGCACCAAGGAGTTATAATTATAGGGAAACAACTACGTATCCTACACTTTTCATTCTTCGTATCCTTTACCCCCTCAAAGCACTTATTCCTTTTTCAACACGGAGTGAATCGGCTTTCAAACGACGGTGTTTAAagcaaaattaggaaaaaaataggacaattaAATTTACCAAATGTTCACTCACCAACCGGACCCTGACACTCCAGCAGCGTATGTCATACAATCGAGCAATCCTGTCTCAGTGAGGGCTTCAGCAACGCCACACATTCCAACCATAGCTCTGAATCCACCTCCGGAACATGCCATAGATATAACTGGCGTCTGGAagtgaaataaatattgaaatatgtcgTTGTAATCAGACCATTATACTAGAATATTGTCATAGAAATAGATTTACCTCGAATATATCTTTGGGACCATCGTCCACACCGAGTATATTTTGTAATGCTTTCATCGTTTTTGGAATTCGCTTATATCGAAAATTCATCTCTTCGTCCGAAAGTTTCATTGAGAAGCGAATATTTGGCTCAACTCTAAAAAGtaatgtttcaaattttcatttccgTTTTTAAAGAATTAAACTGCTCCGGCTTCGATTTAGAAACAAGCTAGCGATGCTtagatatatggacacgaaagccataagaaagtagtacgggtatgcaatctttcactaccggtaccgtagtcttCACGACTTCGCCTGACCACCAGAAAGCAACCAACGCGAATGCCGTACCGCCACAAGGTGATGAattataacaacaacataataataataacaagagagttacgcccaaatatatggacacgtccgttcgcagtacagtatggtttaccgtaccgtcagatcacattctacaaatatattcacactaagcgaagcagtacagtcggacacaaaatggcgtccgatgtccgcagaacgttcggtgacgtcatagcaaacaaaaacaaatctcacagagctaacagaaatatttgaaataaaaaaaggtgatagccttctggagaaaatttttatctgtaACCACTGAGCagttggtccagtaatcaaagagaaaagcgactttttagattttccagtaggtgtccaaaaagtgtcaaaagAACAACAACggcataatattgaaacgatcgctatgtccactacgtgtccaataataacgaAACGATacatttcgtgttcaataagTAGCGAGAATTACAATAATGTTTCTGTTATGTATGTTTATTAAACTTACTTAACTTCTTTTTTGAATCTCATAGTAACAGTTCCTCTCTGTATAAGAATAGTATAGTACGATATATGTGTTAATTGAAGAAGATACTGCAGACTTGAATATATCTAGAAACTTAACTTTGATGAAgttaaaattacaaataaaatgatttttttcaatattaatatttataaaatgtcGTACACACCTTAAAATCAATCTGTTTCTCAACCTCTAATCCAATCGGAAGGTCTGATGGATTATAAAACTCCTCTGCAATGACGTCATTGTCGTCATGCCAATCCTCTACAATCAGAGAAAACTGGAAAAAAGGGATAAGTAGTTGTTTGTGATATCCGAATCTATGAGTACGAACTACAGAAACTAAAGATTGAAAGttgcatttggaaatatttatattattattgtatacATTACgaattaaatttttcatcatTACATGTTTACAATATAGCTTTGCAAGTAGACGACATACCAATTTTTCCTATATATCCGACGAGACAAAAAACTATATTCTGCGCCAATGTCTTACATATTTACAATGTaatctttttatatttagaCATATATAAAATCAACATTCATTGTGCAAAATGTTTAAAGTGCACGAAACGTGTTTATTTGCAATAGGCCAGTGTAAACTCACTTTCAATTTTGCCTTTTTCACTTCATCATTCGCCTGATAGTCATCGGGCagaataaatgtaaatttttcgTTCCACACGGGGTTTATTGTGTCAATTTGGCGGGTTGTTGTAAATTTTGTTGGCCCGTCAGCAATTGGATAATCTATCATAATCTGAGGATTTGGTTTATcgactagaaaaaaaaatttgaagcaacttttgcttttgtataaAGACAACTAGActtatattagaatttttacCTTACACCTATTTGCCACATATAAAACCAACCTTAGTGCCACTTACCTATATTCAAAATACTCGACCTATCGATATCTCTCCCTTTTAAAATAGTTACTTGAAGAATCGATGGCTTCTTGTGAGGAACCTAACAAATTAAAATGCCCCACTGAACAAAATTTATAGGAAATTATTTACATCGACGTTGCCAAGTCATTTTCTGAGAATTTACTTCCTTTATtacaacaatttattatttgcaGGGGGTAGCAATATTTATGGTCTGATAGTTTACAAATCATCAAGTAAGTGTCTGATTATACGAAGAAAAATGAATTTACTGGAATTTCCCCAAACTCAGCGTTTCGTTCACTCTCAAATTTCTTCCATTCAAGGAATTCCTTTGAGTTGTAATAGCTTTCCATTGTCTTCACCCAACTATCCAAGCAGAACTATTGAAGATAAATAAGTTGGAAATATTATACTTTGCTTAAATGAAAAGATACTGTAGCAGtgttcaatatatataacatgcGTTTATACTTTGAGCCattggttctcaacctgtgggagcttttcaagtggtacgcgagcagatttgaattattgcaacaattaacctttcagttggctaaaatatgccggATACGCTTTATCTTCCTTACGGTATGAATTCGATGAACAGAgcttatggatgtttccccaagcATTAGTATTCTTGTTTTCTCTGTAATtataaccaatcagcaaaaaaGTCAATAATGACGCAAGTCGTAACACTTGCAATTTCTGAACCCAGCTGCTGAGACACTTCCGTCgctcaaacagatattcaagcatggttgcaaacattgcctcgtttttgtagttttgagtgatatttgtcagttttcagttgtgtttcaagaaaataattgtgacctaattaacttaattgtcattatgtcttccgcggAGCTTTATTTTAGTTGCCGTAATCAAAATTgaatctcgcaaatgctgcgatggacAAGGCTAAACTTAGCTATATCAGTACTTGCAAATGGCAcatgattaattttaataaaaaggaTTCTCTtaaacacgtaaaccagtttatatgcTTCAACACATTAAAACACTCTTAGAATGGGAATCAAGTTTGCCACAGTAAAGTATAGGGGTAATTTTTAAACTATTGTGCGCTACCCGTACTTgtctttagagatcgccctcgcccgCTAATGCCCACTTTAAATGAAGCGATATGAGCATGTTTTTGTCCCTAATGCATGTTACGCCGCAGAAGATGTAATgctacattataaaatactcccatagcACGTTTTTTGTGTCCTTTTCCTCACGCCAAATAAGGagctttgtcggtggtacgcggccatagTAAAAACAGTATATATAGTGGTACGCGgccagtaaaaggttgagaaccactgctttaagcacaatgaaaaataaaatttatatctaCGACAATGAAAAAGTTCAGGCGGATAGTATTCTGGCCACTCAAACATggaaaacaaaaagtaaatataaaaaagagagCAATACtcagatatatggacacgaaagccaaaacgacgTAGTACGGGTATCTAATCTTTCACAATCTTTCACCGCGGTCGTCTTCCCGATAGCGGAACCGCCACAGGGTgcgcaattttaaattttgattacacCATCACACACACAAAAGAAAACGAATCTCACAGAACTCACAGAAATCTTTGAATTAATATGAAAGtaagccttctagcgacaacaacactCTTTAACCACTGACAATTTCAgaacaattggtccagtaattataGAGAgaggcgattttttcataaaaacaagaagaaaaaggaTTCCAACAACAGCATCATAATACCAATACAATTCACTtcgtgttttaaaaaaattcttaagTATACACAACCTACAATTACGTCGCGAAACTTCAGCCCATGAAAAGATTCTAAATTCTTACTTGAAATCAGCCCGCTGTTTTACCGGAAAAATGAATCAAACTTACGTTCAGGAAAGGATAGAATCATGATATTGTTGCCGTCATCCCGCAGCAACACAATTGAATCCGAGTCCCAGCGTTTATGTCACTCGATGTCTGATTCACAACAATACAAATTGCAAAACTTGGACATTGTACAATTTAACATAATATAGTGCAattctttttattataatttgaagATCATGGTCCCTCGgattgtttaaaatataaacaataaattttgggggctcccgaagtatgcaaaccaagatggcggacgtcgaaatgtaatatgtgtactaggttagggtcaggccataattttaggtataaatactacgggaggctcttggctagtcttcgaactgataatagaactaaaataaggaaaattggaaaaaaattatcgcctaaccctaacctgttacccatgttacgttccgatgtccgccatcttggttcgcatacttcgggagcaccaaattcTGTTTGATTTGAATTTGGCTCTCCAACATAATCATATTATGTTGAAGTGGTATAAATTTTGTCCATAAATGCCTAAatatctgattttttttattaatctccAATTACTTCTAACACCAagcatgaaaatatatattatgaaaaccttgtaaatttaataaatatcacTGAAGAGaatgaatgtttaaataatTTGGACATCGTGCGTAAGCAATGAAGTAGATCAATTAacgataaacaaaaaaaattaaaaacattcgTTATAATTCACAAATAGCAACTCAGGGTTTCAATCTTACTTGAGTATAGGCATATTTGGAAAGGAATTATTTACAAACATATTTTTTGGATAGCTTTGACTTTATCTGTGATATTGAAATGGCtttaagttttgtaatattcaattttgttgCCACGTATGAAATAATATTACGATAATTGACATAGAAATAATGAAGCTCGTATTTTGTGTTAAAAGACAATAATGAGATATGAGTAAACCAGAAACAATTGCTTTGATACTTTTACATCGTGGAAGTCTTCATTTCTAATTTAGCAAGCATtctcgtatttttttttattattttgagtctatatctatttatttttagcaaTATTGATTTGAACGTTTCATAATTAGCACACCAATTAGTCATACCACCGTGATTTGATAAAGacaatatagaaaaaaattgagCGCCCCAGGGAAAAGTTAATTATATTGACCCAGTTCAGTTACAATCACTGAGTTACAATCAGTGCGTAATGCGGTACGCTGACAATGACGTTATTTTATTGCTTCaacacaaattaaatttaacaacaattcatattatttatttgactaATTAAAAATAACCTGCTCATGAACTGAATGactattattattcaaaattgatttgttatatcaaattatatttatatatcccATTGAATCAAAAGATGTAACAATTTGATTAGTTaaaattgtataataaaaagtaaaattacCGTAGAATATAAAGTTGTTTCAGGCTGGCAAAATTATTCTGCTATACttcatgatataaatatatgaaaaaaaatgtttccgattaatatattgattttgttattcaaatatttaggaCGAATTTAAAACATAAATGCCCAGAATGAACAATATTTCAATCTCTGAAGTCGCGATTGAAATTGCGCACATCAAGCCATACGcattatttgattcaaaatgaagCGGTTGGTGAAGAATTTAGTTCTGCATATACCCAGCCAAGTTAACAggaatttaccatttttttattatcttcatCTTGCTTTTTAACTCAAAACGTCAAAAACTAACCGGCAATACATAGAAAAATTATCTGGGGCATATGGTAAATCAGGCTTTATTGATTTGGTATAGCTTATAGTTGGAAAAACTGTATAACCGATTTCTCACgagtttgtgaaaaaaaatctgtcaaacaaaaaataaataaatttaacttCAGATTTATAGAATCAGTCCACCGATACCCATACATAAATTAAACTACAGATGACTTGACATATGACGACGAAGATATGACCCGcggctgataaatattttgcaaCGTCTTCgtgcaaaattattttaatgagcAAAACCAGGACAAAATTTCTATATAAACGACATCAATTGAACGGCTTCAATCACAGTTGCAAGTGGTTACTATAATTGCATCTTTTATTGCCTATAGTGTCTCCGTATAAAAGTTTCTATTCATGAATAGtgaaatctt from Styela clava chromosome 14, kaStyClav1.hap1.2, whole genome shotgun sequence encodes:
- the LOC120340330 gene encoding cytosolic phospholipase A2-like; this translates as MESYYNSKEFLEWKKFESERNAEFGEIPVPHKKPSILQVTILKGRDIDRSSILNIVDKPNPQIMIDYPIADGPTKFTTTRQIDTINPVWNEKFTFILPDDYQANDEVKKAKLKFSLIVEDWHDDNDVIAEEFYNPSDLPIGLEVEKQIDFKRGTVTMRFKKEVKVEPNIRFSMKLSDEEMNFRYKRIPKTMKALQNILGVDDGPKDIFETPVISMACSGGGFRAMVGMCGVAEALTETGLLDCMTYAAGVSGSGWYLSSAYARHAMRDEIKQKMYHEWFKQSVSTSITGEILSVEKMIEFGAVSAQKKKYHQPVTIVDYFGYCMSSETVGSLYSSMKLSDMRPYILEANVPYLILASHQVHDVVDTWSYHAQCNITPFEFELPQYGINIDIKYFNSEFYRGIVNRQNPETTLHYIQGVIGSVFSLRLAKVIRIPCEEEDESDLFDNVSNEVEKLRRKRDSSGFIDGMKSRMVDWFNQLHSFMDRSFFIKRTPEILNFARGHDDIQRFELNPHYIPKEGEDSTTTLEGLSPSEDTTLLVDGGLLVNVPTNPVLRPQRATDILFVFDFAHSGEEISEHWVLQKAVKLARMGGLKFPPIHIDKIKEEPWREFYIFEDADDSECPIVFYFYPCTEKFKRLKTYESSRKNRDKNVTYWEGFTDFDVMDSDTYGMTNSDYSDVDFERLRELMWFNVIINVEVMKRKIKDKILQKRTLKQQQSG